In Streptomyces sp. NBC_01426, one genomic interval encodes:
- a CDS encoding PLP-dependent cysteine synthase family protein → MRYDSPLAAVGNTPLVRLPRLSPSADVRIWAKLEDRNPTGSIKDRPALHMVEQAEKDGRLFPGCTILEPTSGNTGISLAMAAKLKGYRIVCVMPENTSQERRDLLRMWGAEIIPSPAAGGSNTAVRVAKELAAEHPDWVMLYQYGNPDNAGAHYATTGPEILADLPSITHFVAGLGTTGTLMGVGRYLREHVPGVRIVAAEPRYDDLVYGLRNLDEGFVPELYDASVLTTRFSVGSADAVTRTRELLREEGIFAGVSTGAALHAAIGVGRKAVAAGESADIVFVVADGGWKYLSTGVYTAETTEEAIEVLQGQLWA, encoded by the coding sequence ATGCGTTACGACTCCCCGCTCGCGGCCGTGGGCAACACGCCGCTGGTCCGGCTGCCCCGGCTCTCGCCCTCCGCCGACGTGCGGATCTGGGCGAAGCTGGAGGACCGGAACCCGACCGGCTCGATCAAGGACCGCCCCGCGCTCCACATGGTCGAGCAGGCCGAGAAGGACGGTCGGCTGTTCCCGGGCTGCACCATCCTGGAGCCCACCTCCGGCAACACGGGCATCTCGCTCGCCATGGCGGCGAAGCTCAAGGGCTACCGGATCGTGTGCGTCATGCCCGAGAACACCTCGCAGGAGCGCCGCGACCTCCTTCGGATGTGGGGAGCCGAGATCATCCCGTCCCCGGCGGCGGGCGGTTCGAACACCGCCGTGCGGGTGGCGAAGGAACTGGCGGCCGAGCACCCCGACTGGGTGATGCTCTACCAGTACGGGAACCCGGACAACGCGGGCGCCCACTACGCCACGACCGGCCCGGAGATCCTCGCCGACCTCCCGTCGATCACCCACTTCGTCGCGGGCCTGGGCACCACCGGCACCCTGATGGGCGTCGGCCGCTACCTGCGCGAGCACGTGCCCGGCGTCAGGATCGTCGCCGCGGAACCCCGCTACGACGACCTGGTCTACGGGCTGCGCAACCTCGACGAGGGCTTCGTCCCCGAGCTGTACGACGCCTCGGTGCTGACCACCCGCTTCTCGGTCGGCTCGGCCGACGCGGTCACCCGTACCCGGGAACTCCTGCGCGAGGAGGGCATCTTCGCGGGCGTCTCCACGGGCGCCGCCCTGCACGCGGCGATCGGCGTGGGCCGCAAGGCGGTCGCGGCCGGCGAGAGCGCCGACATCGTCTTCGTGGTCGCGGACGGCGGCTGGAAGTACCTGTCCACCGGCGTCTACACGGCCGAGACGACGGAGGAGGCCATCGAGGTCCTCCAGGGTCAGCTCTGGGCCTGA
- the clpS gene encoding ATP-dependent Clp protease adapter ClpS translates to MGQVSVAPVEIERTESAEETFAVPEPDVPWVTLVHNDPVNLMSYVTYVFQAYFGYPKDKATKLMLDVHRKGRAVVSSGTREEMERDVQAMHGYGLWATLTQDRN, encoded by the coding sequence ATGGGACAAGTGAGTGTTGCTCCCGTAGAGATCGAACGCACCGAATCGGCTGAAGAGACCTTCGCGGTCCCGGAACCCGACGTCCCCTGGGTGACCCTGGTGCACAACGACCCGGTCAACCTCATGAGCTACGTGACGTACGTGTTCCAGGCGTACTTCGGCTATCCCAAGGACAAGGCGACCAAGCTGATGCTCGACGTCCACCGCAAGGGACGGGCCGTCGTCTCCAGCGGCACCCGCGAGGAGATGGAACGCGACGTGCAGGCCATGCACGGCTACGGCCTGTGGGCGACGCTCACCCAGGACCGCAACTGA
- a CDS encoding M67 family metallopeptidase, which produces MLTLTQTLYDRIVEHARKDHPDEACGIVAGPAGTGRPERFIPMLNAARSPTFYEFDSKDLLKLYRELDDRDEEPAIVYHSHTATEAYPSRTDVTYANEPGAHYVLVSTADQDGLGEFQFRSYRIVDGVISEEEVRVVEAY; this is translated from the coding sequence ATGCTGACCCTCACCCAGACGCTGTACGACCGGATCGTGGAGCACGCCCGCAAGGACCACCCCGACGAGGCGTGCGGGATCGTGGCCGGCCCGGCGGGCACCGGCCGCCCGGAGCGGTTCATCCCGATGCTGAACGCGGCCCGGTCGCCCACGTTCTACGAGTTCGACTCCAAGGACCTGCTCAAGCTCTACCGCGAACTGGACGACCGCGACGAGGAACCCGCGATCGTCTACCACTCGCACACCGCGACCGAGGCCTACCCCTCGCGCACCGACGTCACCTACGCCAACGAGCCCGGAGCGCACTACGTGCTGGTCTCGACGGCCGACCAGGACGGGCTCGGAGAGTTCCAGTTCCGCTCGTACCGGATCGTCGACGGGGTGATCTCGGAGGAGGAAGTACGGGTCGTCGAGGCCTACTGA
- a CDS encoding MBL fold metallo-hydrolase, with translation MKLTVVGCSGSFPSAESACSSYLVEADGFRLLLDMGNGSLGALQRHCGLYDLDAIFLSHLHADHCIDMCAYFVARYYRHEGGRCGTIPVYGPEGTEQRLTTAYEDVPDANSMSEVFDFRTLKSGSFEIGPFQVRTEKVCHPVDSYAIRVEHEGRSLTYSGDTGTCAELGLLAEGADLFLCEASFTHGKEDIPDLHLNGREAGEYARGGKVGRLVLTHVPPWTDAEQNLADARAVYDGRVDLAHPGAVYEV, from the coding sequence ATGAAGCTCACCGTCGTCGGCTGCTCGGGGTCGTTCCCGTCCGCGGAATCGGCCTGTTCGAGCTACCTCGTCGAGGCCGACGGCTTCCGGCTGCTCCTCGACATGGGCAACGGTTCCCTCGGAGCCCTCCAGCGCCACTGCGGTCTCTACGACCTCGACGCGATCTTCCTGAGCCACCTGCACGCCGACCACTGCATCGACATGTGCGCGTACTTCGTCGCCCGCTACTACCGGCACGAGGGCGGTCGCTGCGGGACGATCCCCGTCTACGGACCCGAGGGCACCGAACAGCGGCTCACCACGGCGTACGAGGACGTGCCCGACGCGAACTCGATGAGCGAGGTCTTCGACTTCCGCACCCTGAAGTCCGGCAGCTTCGAGATCGGCCCGTTCCAGGTCCGCACCGAGAAGGTCTGCCACCCCGTCGACTCCTACGCCATCCGCGTCGAGCACGAGGGCCGCTCCCTCACCTACTCCGGGGACACCGGGACCTGCGCCGAGCTGGGCCTGTTGGCCGAGGGCGCCGACCTCTTCCTGTGCGAGGCCTCCTTCACGCACGGCAAGGAGGACATCCCGGACCTCCACCTCAACGGCCGCGAGGCCGGCGAGTACGCGCGCGGCGGCAAGGTCGGCCGGCTCGTCCTGACCCACGTGCCGCCGTGGACGGACGCCGAGCAGAACCTCGCCGACGCCCGCGCGGTCTACGACGGCCGGGTCGACCTCGCGCACCCGGGCGCCGTCTACGAGGTCTGA
- the rdgB gene encoding RdgB/HAM1 family non-canonical purine NTP pyrophosphatase gives MTTSPRLILATRNAGKISELHAILSDAGLPHELVGADAYPEIPDVKETGVTFAENALLKAHALARATGLPAVADDSGLCVDVLNGAPGIFSARWAGTHGDDQANLDLLLAQIGDIADEHRGAHFACAAALALPDGTERVVEGRLLGTLRHTPAGAGGFGYDPILEPSGDTRTCAELTAAEKNAISHRGQAFRALVPVIRELLG, from the coding sequence ATGACGACCTCGCCGCGCCTGATCCTCGCCACCCGCAACGCGGGCAAGATCTCCGAACTCCACGCCATCCTGTCCGACGCCGGCCTGCCGCACGAGCTGGTCGGCGCGGACGCGTACCCGGAGATCCCCGACGTCAAGGAAACCGGCGTCACCTTCGCCGAGAACGCCCTGCTCAAGGCGCACGCCCTCGCCCGAGCCACCGGCCTGCCGGCCGTGGCCGACGACTCCGGCCTCTGCGTGGACGTCCTGAACGGCGCCCCCGGCATCTTCTCCGCCCGCTGGGCCGGCACCCACGGCGACGACCAGGCCAACCTGGACCTGCTCCTGGCCCAGATCGGGGACATCGCCGACGAGCACCGCGGCGCCCACTTCGCCTGCGCCGCCGCCCTCGCCCTCCCGGACGGCACCGAACGCGTCGTCGAAGGCCGGCTCCTGGGCACCCTGCGCCACACCCCGGCCGGCGCCGGCGGCTTCGGCTACGACCCGATCCTCGAGCCCTCGGGCGACACCCGTACCTGCGCGGAACTCACCGCGGCGGAGAAGAACGCCATCTCCCACCGGGGTCAGGCCTTCCGGGCGCTGGTCCCGGTGATCCGCGAACTGCTCGGGTAG
- a CDS encoding MoaD/ThiS family protein, with translation MAIEVRIPTILRTYTDGEKAVTGEGSTLADLFSDLETRHKGIQERIVDESKGGELRRFVNVYLNDEDVRFLAGISTELKDGDSVTILPAVAGGAK, from the coding sequence ATGGCCATCGAGGTCCGCATCCCCACCATCCTCCGCACCTACACCGACGGCGAGAAGGCCGTCACCGGTGAGGGCAGCACCCTGGCCGACCTGTTCTCGGACCTGGAGACCCGCCACAAGGGCATCCAGGAGCGCATCGTCGACGAGTCCAAGGGCGGCGAGCTGCGCCGCTTCGTGAACGTCTACCTCAACGACGAGGACGTCCGCTTCCTCGCGGGCATCTCCACCGAGCTCAAGGACGGCGACAGCGTCACCATCCTCCCGGCCGTGGCCGGCGGCGCCAAGTAA
- the bcp gene encoding thioredoxin-dependent thiol peroxidase produces MSERLEPGDTAPAFTLPDADGNEVSLASHKGRKVIVYFYPAALTPGCTKQACDFTDNLAALAQAGYDVIGVSPDKPEKLAKFREQENLKVTLVGDPSKEVLAAYGAFGEKKLYGKTVTGVIRSTVVVDEDGKVERAFYNVKATGHVAKIIKDLGI; encoded by the coding sequence ATGAGCGAGCGACTTGAGCCGGGCGACACCGCCCCCGCCTTCACCCTGCCCGACGCGGACGGCAACGAGGTCTCGCTTGCCTCCCACAAGGGCCGCAAGGTCATCGTGTACTTCTATCCGGCCGCCCTGACCCCGGGCTGCACCAAGCAGGCGTGCGACTTCACGGACAATCTGGCCGCACTGGCCCAGGCGGGTTACGACGTCATCGGCGTCTCCCCCGACAAGCCGGAGAAGCTGGCGAAGTTCCGCGAGCAGGAGAACCTGAAGGTGACCCTGGTCGGCGACCCGTCGAAGGAGGTCCTGGCGGCGTACGGGGCCTTCGGCGAGAAGAAGCTGTACGGCAAGACGGTCACCGGGGTCATCCGCTCGACGGTGGTCGTGGACGAGGACGGCAAGGTCGAGCGGGCCTTCTACAACGTCAAGGCCACCGGCCACGTGGCCAAGATCATCAAGGATCTGGGCATCTGA
- a CDS encoding PTS transporter subunit EIIC: MSTSSAAAAPRQQRWNGLFQGLQKMGRSLQLPIAVLPAAGILNRLGQPDVFGAEGLGWNDVARVMASAGGSLLNADLGLPLLFCIGVAIGMAKKADGSTALASVVGFLVYRSVLRAFPQPCPEGTRDIGGGCLGADGAFAEYTFQNPGVFGGIVMGLLSAWFWQRYHRVKLVDWLGFFNGRRLVPIIMAFVAIGFAVICLWIWPPIGDALESFSDWLVGLSSWGAGIFGVANRALLVIGLHQFLNVPVWFQFGSYTKPDGQVVHGDIAMFLAGDPNAGQFLSGFFPIMMFALPAAALAITHCAKPARRKEVGGLMLSVALTSFVTGITEPLEYSFLFVAPLLYVIHALLTGVSMAVTWAFGVHDGFSFSAGLIDYVINWGLATKPWLIIPIGLGFAAVYYAVFRFAITKFDIPTPGRETDEEIEAMEADNTKA; this comes from the coding sequence ATGAGCACGAGCAGCGCTGCGGCAGCACCGCGACAGCAGCGGTGGAACGGCCTGTTCCAAGGGCTGCAGAAGATGGGGCGGAGCCTCCAGCTGCCCATCGCCGTGCTGCCCGCCGCGGGCATCCTCAACCGGCTCGGCCAGCCCGACGTCTTCGGCGCGGAGGGCCTCGGCTGGAACGACGTGGCCAGGGTGATGGCGAGCGCGGGCGGCTCCCTGCTCAACGCCGACCTGGGCCTCCCCCTCCTCTTCTGCATCGGCGTCGCGATCGGCATGGCCAAGAAGGCCGACGGCTCGACCGCGCTGGCCTCGGTCGTGGGCTTCCTCGTCTACCGGAGCGTGCTGCGCGCCTTCCCCCAGCCCTGCCCGGAGGGGACCCGCGACATCGGGGGCGGCTGCCTGGGGGCCGACGGCGCGTTCGCCGAGTACACCTTCCAGAACCCCGGGGTCTTCGGCGGCATCGTGATGGGCCTGCTGTCGGCCTGGTTCTGGCAGCGCTACCACCGGGTGAAGCTGGTCGACTGGTTGGGCTTCTTCAACGGCCGGCGGCTGGTCCCGATCATCATGGCGTTCGTCGCGATCGGGTTCGCCGTCATCTGCCTGTGGATCTGGCCGCCGATCGGTGACGCGCTGGAGAGCTTCTCCGACTGGCTGGTGGGGCTGAGCTCGTGGGGCGCGGGCATCTTCGGCGTCGCGAACCGCGCGCTGCTGGTGATCGGCCTGCACCAGTTCCTGAACGTGCCGGTGTGGTTCCAGTTCGGCAGCTACACCAAGCCGGACGGACAGGTGGTCCACGGCGACATCGCCATGTTCCTGGCGGGCGACCCGAACGCCGGACAGTTCCTCTCCGGCTTCTTCCCGATCATGATGTTCGCGCTCCCGGCGGCGGCGCTCGCCATCACGCACTGCGCGAAGCCGGCCCGCCGCAAGGAGGTCGGCGGCCTGATGCTGTCGGTGGCCCTGACGTCCTTCGTCACCGGCATCACCGAGCCGCTGGAGTACTCGTTCCTGTTCGTGGCGCCGCTGCTCTACGTGATCCACGCGCTGCTGACGGGTGTCTCGATGGCGGTGACGTGGGCGTTCGGCGTCCACGACGGCTTCAGCTTCTCGGCCGGCCTGATCGACTACGTCATCAACTGGGGGCTCGCCACGAAGCCCTGGCTGATCATCCCGATCGGCCTGGGATTCGCGGCCGTCTACTACGCGGTCTTCCGCTTCGCGATCACGAAGTTCGACATCCCGACGCCGGGTCGGGAGACGGACGAGGAGATCGAGGCGATGGAGGCGGACAACACCAAGGCGTAG
- a CDS encoding PTS glucose/sucrose transporter subunit IIB codes for MGSQASGRRDSFFVTLREKHMATKAEKIVAGLGGIDNIEEVEGCITRLRTEVKDPGLVDEVALKAAGAHGVVKMGTAIQVVIGTDADPIAADIEDMM; via the coding sequence ATGGGCAGTCAGGCATCCGGCCGCCGAGACTCGTTCTTCGTAACACTCAGGGAGAAACACATGGCCACCAAGGCTGAGAAGATCGTCGCCGGGCTCGGCGGCATCGACAACATCGAAGAGGTCGAGGGCTGCATCACCCGCCTGCGCACCGAGGTCAAGGACCCGGGCCTGGTCGACGAGGTCGCGCTGAAGGCCGCCGGCGCCCACGGCGTCGTCAAGATGGGCACCGCGATCCAGGTCGTCATCGGCACCGACGCCGACCCGATCGCCGCCGACATCGAAGACATGATGTGA
- the rph gene encoding ribonuclease PH: MSRIDGRTPEQLRPVTIERGWSKHAEGSVLISFGDTKVFCTASFTEGVPRWRKGSGEGWVTSEYSMLPRSTNTRGDRESVRGKIGGRTHEISRLIGRSLRAVIDYKALGENTIVLDCDVLQADGGTRTAAITGAYVALADAVAWGQKKKLIKAGRKPLVGTVAAVSVGIVDGEPLLDLCYEEDVRAETDMNVVCTGDGRFVEVQGTAEGEPFDRKELNALLDLAAGGCADLRALQLGALELQSP, from the coding sequence ATGTCTCGCATCGACGGCCGCACGCCCGAACAGCTCCGCCCGGTCACCATCGAACGCGGATGGAGCAAGCACGCAGAGGGCTCCGTCCTCATCTCCTTCGGCGACACCAAGGTCTTCTGCACCGCCTCCTTCACCGAAGGCGTCCCGCGCTGGCGCAAGGGAAGCGGCGAAGGCTGGGTCACCTCCGAGTACTCGATGCTGCCCCGCTCCACGAACACCCGCGGCGACCGCGAGTCCGTCCGCGGCAAGATCGGCGGCCGCACCCACGAGATCTCCCGCCTGATCGGCCGCTCGCTGCGCGCCGTCATCGACTACAAGGCCCTCGGCGAGAACACGATCGTCCTCGACTGCGACGTCCTCCAGGCCGACGGCGGCACCCGCACCGCCGCCATCACCGGCGCCTACGTCGCCCTCGCCGACGCCGTCGCCTGGGGCCAGAAGAAGAAGCTGATCAAGGCAGGCCGCAAGCCCCTGGTCGGCACCGTGGCCGCCGTCAGCGTCGGCATCGTCGACGGCGAACCCCTCCTCGACCTCTGCTACGAGGAGGACGTGCGCGCCGAGACCGACATGAACGTCGTCTGCACCGGCGACGGCCGCTTCGTCGAGGTCCAGGGCACCGCCGAGGGCGAGCCCTTCGACCGCAAGGAACTCAACGCCCTGCTCGACCTCGCCGCCGGCGGCTGCGCCGACCTCCGGGCCCTCCAGCTCGGCGCCCTGGAGCTCCAGAGCCCCTGA
- a CDS encoding DUF2017 domain-containing protein — MSGAFEPLKDGLGAAVALEEIEISILRSLAVQLLELIGPGEPEPAADADPLAVLFASDGPTEPPSDPALARLFPDAYGGPGAAERGVDPAELTARSAEFRRFTENDLRTRKREDALAVVRSLDRLTPAGDGAAVLELTGDLRLRWLGALNDLRLTIAARLDITEDDESAVLFRLPDDDPRKPMVMAYLWLGGLQETLIETL, encoded by the coding sequence ATGAGCGGCGCGTTCGAACCCCTGAAGGACGGCCTGGGCGCCGCCGTCGCGCTGGAGGAGATCGAGATCTCCATCCTGCGCTCCCTGGCCGTGCAACTGCTGGAGCTGATCGGCCCGGGCGAACCCGAGCCGGCCGCCGACGCCGACCCGCTGGCCGTGCTCTTCGCCTCCGACGGCCCCACCGAGCCGCCGTCCGACCCGGCGCTGGCCCGGCTCTTCCCCGACGCGTACGGAGGCCCGGGCGCGGCGGAGCGGGGCGTGGACCCCGCCGAGCTGACCGCGCGGTCCGCGGAGTTCCGCCGCTTCACCGAGAACGACCTGCGCACCCGCAAGCGGGAGGACGCGCTGGCCGTCGTGCGCAGCCTGGACCGGCTCACCCCGGCCGGCGACGGCGCCGCGGTGCTGGAGTTGACCGGGGACCTGCGGCTGCGCTGGCTGGGCGCCCTCAACGACCTGAGGCTGACCATCGCGGCCCGCCTGGACATCACCGAGGACGACGAGAGCGCCGTGCTGTTCCGGTTGCCGGACGACGATCCGCGCAAGCCGATGGTGATGGCGTACCTCTGGCTGGGCGGCCTCCAGGAGACGCTCATCGAGACCCTCTGA
- a CDS encoding DUF3618 domain-containing protein encodes MVGYAPFTTDHDDGGSAVPEARTPAQEARTPAQIEADIVRRREQLAETLDEIGVRVHPKTIVGDAKARVVGVVDHTAGRAVVAANRLVTDVKDGLRHDDGAPRLERIVPVALFAVGVVGLVVLAVRRKR; translated from the coding sequence ATGGTGGGCTACGCCCCCTTCACGACCGACCACGACGACGGAGGCAGCGCGGTGCCGGAAGCCAGGACCCCCGCACAGGAAGCCAGGACCCCCGCACAGATCGAGGCGGACATCGTCCGCCGCCGGGAGCAGCTGGCCGAGACGCTCGACGAGATCGGTGTGCGCGTGCACCCCAAGACGATCGTCGGGGACGCCAAGGCCCGGGTGGTCGGCGTCGTCGACCACACCGCCGGGCGTGCCGTCGTCGCCGCCAACCGTCTGGTGACGGACGTGAAGGACGGCCTGCGGCACGACGACGGGGCGCCGCGCCTCGAACGGATCGTGCCGGTCGCGCTGTTCGCGGTCGGTGTCGTCGGTCTGGTGGTGCTGGCCGTGCGCCGCAAGCGCTGA
- a CDS encoding amino acid permease, giving the protein MTSVQVEHDKTPGEGTGAEGGEGYHRALGARQIQMIAIGGAIGTGLFLGAGKAISKAGPSLILAYAIAGLVIFFIMRALGELLMYRPVSGSFSDYAREFLGPFWGYVTGWTYWLFWVVTGITEVTAAAQYMSYWTHDSFPQWAYALIFTVILYGANLISVKLFGELEFWFSMVKVTAIVGMILICAGILTIGFSDAADTATVTNLWNDGGFFPKGIGGTLMTLQIVMFAFLAVELVGVTAGESKNPEKTLPKAINTVPWRIAVFYVGALIMILSVVPWHEFQPGVSPFVAAFEKMGLGVGAAIVNFVVLTAALSSCNSGMYSTGRMLRDLALNGQGPKFFTKLTKSGTPLIGTTFSAALMLVGVWINYVAPGKAFDYVVSFATISGMWAWIMILVCQIRYRAKADRGLLPQSPFRAPGAPYTSWFALLFIGMVIVMMGADKDARVSLYCAPLWGLILGVSYLVMKSRNPSGAAFDKSAGSTPADEVSKGA; this is encoded by the coding sequence ATGACCTCTGTGCAGGTCGAGCACGACAAGACGCCCGGCGAGGGCACCGGGGCCGAGGGCGGCGAGGGTTACCACCGCGCACTCGGCGCCCGCCAGATCCAGATGATCGCGATCGGCGGGGCCATCGGCACCGGCCTCTTCCTGGGAGCGGGCAAGGCCATCTCCAAGGCCGGCCCCAGCCTGATCCTGGCCTACGCCATCGCGGGCCTGGTCATCTTCTTCATCATGCGCGCCCTCGGCGAGCTGCTCATGTACCGCCCCGTGTCCGGGTCGTTCTCGGACTACGCCCGCGAGTTCCTCGGCCCCTTCTGGGGGTACGTGACCGGCTGGACGTACTGGCTGTTCTGGGTGGTCACCGGCATCACCGAGGTCACCGCGGCCGCGCAGTACATGTCGTACTGGACCCATGACAGCTTCCCGCAATGGGCGTACGCGCTGATCTTCACGGTCATCCTCTACGGCGCCAACCTGATCTCCGTGAAGCTCTTCGGTGAGCTGGAGTTCTGGTTCTCCATGGTCAAGGTCACCGCCATCGTCGGCATGATCCTGATCTGCGCCGGCATCCTCACCATCGGCTTCTCCGACGCCGCCGACACGGCGACCGTCACGAATCTGTGGAACGACGGCGGCTTCTTCCCCAAGGGCATCGGCGGCACGCTGATGACCCTGCAGATCGTCATGTTCGCCTTCCTCGCGGTCGAGCTGGTCGGCGTCACCGCCGGCGAGTCCAAGAACCCCGAGAAGACCCTGCCCAAGGCCATCAACACCGTGCCGTGGCGCATCGCCGTCTTCTACGTCGGCGCGCTGATCATGATCCTGTCGGTCGTCCCGTGGCACGAGTTCCAGCCCGGTGTCAGCCCCTTCGTGGCCGCCTTCGAGAAGATGGGCCTCGGCGTCGGCGCCGCCATCGTCAACTTCGTCGTGCTGACCGCCGCCCTGTCGTCCTGCAACTCGGGCATGTACTCCACCGGCCGCATGCTGCGCGACCTCGCGCTCAACGGCCAGGGCCCGAAGTTCTTCACGAAGCTCACCAAGAGCGGCACCCCGCTCATCGGCACCACCTTCTCCGCCGCCCTGATGCTGGTCGGCGTCTGGATCAACTACGTCGCCCCGGGCAAGGCCTTCGACTACGTCGTCTCCTTCGCCACCATCTCGGGCATGTGGGCCTGGATCATGATCCTGGTCTGCCAGATCCGCTACCGCGCCAAGGCGGACCGCGGCCTGCTCCCGCAGTCCCCGTTCCGGGCGCCCGGAGCCCCGTACACGAGCTGGTTCGCGCTGCTCTTCATCGGCATGGTCATCGTGATGATGGGCGCCGACAAGGACGCGCGGGTCTCGCTGTACTGCGCCCCGCTGTGGGGCCTGATCCTGGGTGTCTCGTACCTGGTCATGAAGTCCCGCAACCCGTCGGGCGCCGCCTTCGACAAGAGCGCCGGGTCCACCCCGGCCGACGAGGTCTCGAAGGGCGCCTAG
- a CDS encoding GroES family chaperonin, translating into MLHDRVLVRSDSPEGERRSGGGILIPATAAVGKRLAWAEVVAVGQNVRGVEPGDRVLYDPEDRAEVEVRGATYVLMRERDLHAVAAERLAGSEDSTGLYL; encoded by the coding sequence ATGCTGCACGATCGCGTGCTCGTGCGATCCGACTCCCCCGAGGGCGAGCGGCGCTCGGGCGGCGGCATCCTGATCCCGGCGACGGCCGCGGTGGGCAAGCGGCTCGCCTGGGCCGAGGTCGTCGCGGTCGGACAGAACGTGCGCGGCGTGGAGCCCGGCGACCGGGTGTTGTACGACCCCGAGGACCGGGCCGAGGTCGAGGTGCGCGGGGCGACGTACGTGCTGATGCGCGAGCGGGACCTGCACGCGGTGGCCGCGGAGCGGCTCGCGGGGTCCGAGGACTCCACCGGGCTGT
- a CDS encoding putative leader peptide has product MVSHDVSIETPGRLLLVARLHVDLCRLASAICPAA; this is encoded by the coding sequence ATGGTTTCCCACGACGTGAGCATCGAGACGCCCGGCAGGCTGCTGCTCGTGGCGCGGCTGCACGTCGACCTGTGCCGCCTCGCAAGCGCCATCTGTCCTGCTGCCTGA
- a CDS encoding PTS transporter subunit EIIC produces the protein MSTATAAETKKGAGVMAVMQRIGRSLMLPVAVLPAGALLLRLGADDMLGDKDVFPTFILKIAGYMAAGGGAILDNMALLFAVGIAIGFAKKSDGSTALAAVTGYLVFQKVLATFTDGNLPKVAKVVGGKIVNVDAPVNAGVLGGVVMGVITALLYQKFYRTKLPDWAGFFGGRRLVPILSALAGLVTGIVFGLIWPVLGTGLHNFGEWLTGSGAVGAGIFGVANRALIPIGMHHLLNSFPWFQAGSFDTANGAVHGDIARFLAGDPSAGQFMTGFFPIMMFALPAACLAIVHCARPERRKVVGGMMLSLALTAFVTGVTEPIEFTFMFIAPVLYAIHAVLTGVSLALTWALGMRDGFGFSAGAVDFLLNLGIANNPWGLVAVGLCFAVLYYFVFRFAITKFNLPTPGRESDEELAELQKAEAK, from the coding sequence ATGTCCACAGCCACCGCTGCGGAAACGAAGAAGGGCGCTGGCGTGATGGCCGTCATGCAGCGCATCGGCCGGAGCCTCATGCTCCCCGTCGCGGTGCTGCCGGCAGGCGCACTCCTGCTCCGCCTGGGCGCGGACGACATGCTCGGCGACAAGGACGTCTTCCCGACGTTCATCCTCAAGATCGCCGGCTACATGGCCGCCGGTGGTGGCGCGATCCTCGACAACATGGCGCTGCTGTTCGCCGTGGGCATCGCGATCGGCTTCGCGAAGAAGTCGGACGGCTCGACCGCCCTCGCCGCGGTCACCGGCTACCTGGTCTTCCAGAAGGTGCTCGCCACCTTCACCGACGGCAACCTGCCGAAGGTCGCCAAGGTCGTCGGCGGCAAGATCGTCAACGTCGACGCCCCGGTCAACGCCGGCGTGCTCGGCGGTGTCGTGATGGGTGTCATCACCGCGCTGCTCTACCAGAAGTTCTACCGGACCAAGCTGCCGGACTGGGCGGGCTTCTTCGGCGGCCGCCGCCTCGTCCCGATCCTCTCCGCCCTCGCGGGTCTGGTCACCGGCATCGTCTTCGGCCTCATCTGGCCGGTCCTCGGCACGGGTCTGCACAACTTCGGTGAGTGGCTGACCGGTTCCGGCGCCGTCGGCGCGGGCATCTTCGGTGTCGCCAACCGTGCGCTCATCCCGATCGGCATGCACCACCTGCTGAACTCCTTCCCGTGGTTCCAGGCCGGTTCCTTCGACACCGCCAACGGTGCCGTCCACGGTGACATCGCCCGCTTCCTCGCCGGTGACCCGAGCGCCGGACAGTTCATGACCGGCTTCTTCCCGATCATGATGTTCGCCCTCCCGGCCGCCTGTCTCGCGATCGTCCACTGTGCCCGTCCCGAGCGCCGCAAGGTCGTCGGCGGCATGATGCTCTCCCTCGCGCTCACCGCGTTCGTCACCGGTGTGACCGAGCCCATCGAGTTCACCTTCATGTTCATCGCCCCGGTGCTGTACGCGATCCACGCGGTCCTGACCGGTGTCTCGCTGGCCCTCACCTGGGCCCTGGGCATGCGGGACGGCTTCGGCTTCTCCGCCGGCGCGGTCGACTTCCTGCTGAACCTGGGCATCGCGAACAACCCGTGGGGCCTGGTCGCCGTCGGCCTCTGCTTCGCGGTCCTGTACTACTTCGTCTTCCGCTTCGCGATCACCAAGTTCAACCTTCCGACGCCGGGCCGCGAGTCCGACGAGGAGCTCGCCGAGCTGCAGAAGGCCGAGGCCAAGTAG